The following DNA comes from Miscanthus floridulus cultivar M001 chromosome 5, ASM1932011v1, whole genome shotgun sequence.
ctttttgaaaaggaaaaaaaagggtCAGCGTGTGATGGGCTGATCGCCTCTACAGGGGTGGCGAAAACCGACAAGCTATCTCCAACTGTTCTTCCTATCCTTCCCTCAAAGAAACGTGTTCCCAAATGCAATCTCACGCTGACTCGGCGTTATAATCATTGGCCCGATTTCTCGGTTTCTCCTGGCACGCGATTTGTATAGAGTCGTTCGTCTTCGTCATCACTCATCTCATCGTGCCGgggtttggatttttttttgaaGGACGCTCGTTTACCTCAACCTCAACGTTATTTTTGTTCGGTTCGTTTGTCTTATGAGCCCGAACGATTTCTCTGCGAACGTTACAAAGCTTTATTGCTTCCTTGACTCCACCAGTTGCCCCGCCGATCACCAGAACTCCACGCACGGCTCCGTCTCCTCCACTCCGAGCCGCAAAAGCCACCAACCCTTCCGTGATGGACCCCACGTCGCTGTCGCCCGCggtccgccgcgccgccgccatcgcGCGCCACCTCGCTGGCGCCACCGCCCCCATCCCGGCGAGCACTCCCCTGGAACCTTCCTGCTGCCTGAGCTACGTCCCGCCGGAGTCCACCGAACGGCCGGCGGCGTTCGCACCGGGCGATCTCAGGCTTCTGCTGGACGGGCACGACCTGCCCGCGCGCGATTGGCTCTTCCGCGTCATGGAGGAGAGCCCCCTTTTCCGCAGCCCGAGTTCGCGGACGGGCTCCAGGGTGTTCGTGGGGCCGGACTTGAACGACGGCAAGGAAGGGCAGCGGGAGGCCACCATGCGGCGGATCGCGTACCTGAAGGGGCGCGGCGTGTTCCGCGGGTGGCTCACCGAGGACGGCGCTGACGCCGAGCTCCGCAAACTAGCGCTCCTCGACTGCATCGCCATCTATGACCACTCTCTCGCCATCAAGATTGGCGTCCACTTCTTCCTCTGGTAATTTTTGCTGCAACTATTTGCAGCGTTATTGGCTGGGTCCTTCGTGCATACGGCATAACTGACTGCTTATATGCTTACTTATTATTCCCCATTACCAGGCTTGGTTCATGGCAAATTGGTAATTTATATTTCACTTTGCCTTCGATTTGAGTTCTATCCAGTGTTTTATGAGCTTCTGATTCTTTTGGGTGGCTTGTGTCGTTATTTTTTAAGAAAATGGCAGGAGCTAAACAACAGAACCCAAAGTTTTGCCTTAACGGTAGACGCTCCTCAAGAGGCTACAAGAAATCTCCAGTCCCTTGAGATAGACAAACCCCAAAGAAACGGAAACAAAATGCACAAAAAAGGCCTCCAATACAAGTTTTGAAATGCACCCAAAGTTTTCCTCTGGTGAGAATGTGCTTATAGTACAGCAGTAAGCCGCCTAGTTGTTGGTACTACCAATCAGGGCTTGAACTCAGGTTCTCACAAAACAACGGGGCATTTTTTGTGAAGGTCTTAGGTGGAATGTGCTTGTAGTGCAGTGATAAGTCACCGAGAGGCCTTTAGGGCCTTTTCTCAAGGTTAGATGCAATGATTTAGTGGATTGTCTTCCCTCGAGGGCTGAGCTCTTCTTTTATTTCTTTGGCAATTAATTTATTAAATTTTATTTCCTCATATGGAATATCTAGAATCTTAGGTAAAAGAAACTGATACTGTCATTTGTTACATCATTTACCACATAGTGTTGTATGGAGTTCTTTTGTTTGCAATCTTCTCATGTTTAGTTTGTTAAATTTCTGTATGTATTCCAGGGGCAGTGCCATCAAGTTTCTTGGAACAAAGCGCCACCATGACAAGTGGTTGGTTGCCACGGAAAATTATGATATCATGGGTTGTTTTGCAATGACAGAACTAGGCCATGGAAGCAATGTACGTGCAGAGATTTGGGCTAAGCATCTTTATTATGGTATTATCTCAGTAACTGTACTGATTAAGTTCTGCTGCTGTTTCTTTATTACAAAAGGTGAGAGGAATAGAGACAATAGCAACTTATGATTCAGAAACAAGAGAGTTCATCATAAATACTCCATGTGAATCAGCTCAGAAGTACTGGATTGGTGGAGCTGCTAATGTAAGAAAACATTTCGCTTGCCTAACTGTGTGCATCTGCACTCTGCATAAGGTTACAACTTACTAAAGATTTCCATGCCGTTTTGCAGCATGCAACACATACAATAGTCTTTTGTCAACTCCATATAAATGGGAGAAATGAAGGAGTCCATGCTTTTGTAACTCAAATTAGGGATGAAGATGGAACTGTGTTGCCTAATATCCGAATAGCTGACTGTGGCCATAAGATTGGACTGAATGGCGTTGATAATGGGCGGATTTGGTGAGTACTTGTATTTACCTTTTTTGTATTATTACATACGTCATTCAGTGTATATCATTTCTTACTTTTTACCTCTATAACAGGTTTCAGAATATACATGTTCCTCGTGAGAACTTGCTTAATTTGGTTGCTGACGTTTTGCCAGATGGGCAATATGTTAGCATGATAGATGATCCTGAtcaggtctctctctctctctctctctctcaatatGTGACAAGGATTTcttattcttctttttcttaagaATTTGCAATGTTGATTTGCAGAGGTTTGCAGCTTTCCTCTCTCCGCTTACACTTGGTCGAGTAAACATTGCAGTTGACTCAGTCTACATTTCAAAGGTGTGTTGCAAGGCATTTTCTTCTCTTGTAAACACAGAATAAAATTTTTGCTGATGAATTTAACAAATATAGTCCCCCAACCTCGCAGTAATTTGCCTTTTGAATTTAACCAGTTAATCAAATTTGTCCCAGTAAAAGGTAACTGACCAGCTTGACTGAAGTGGAACATCACTCATTTTGGCAAGGGAAAGATAACAAGTTGAATTGTTTCTCCCAAAACCTAGCTGTAGAGAATAGGAAAGACGCCACACCCCCTTACGGTTGGTGATGAATATAGTGGAGGCCAAAGGGCTCTAGTCCAGAAGGCTAGGCTAGAGAATCCCGGTGGCACCTCCCAGGTCCCCGCCGGCCGAGTTTTTGATGAGTATAGTGGAGCTGGCTTGTGTTACAAGAAGAGTACAATACAAGATGTATACAACTCTATCTCTAACACTAGCACATTTGAACAAGCAATGAAATTATCTGCGACTTGATTGTTTATTTGAAGGAATTGATTCAACTTTCTGCCAGCAAAGATAAGTTGATTTGTTAAAGAACTAACTTGGGCAAGTTTGACCCTTTACTGAGGAATGTGCCTTGTGTTCAGTGTTGAAGCATGGATACAATCATATTAGAAATAATGACATGCTTTTTACTTTCCATGCATACAGGTCAGCCTAGCGATTGCTGTGAGATACAGTTTGTCAAGGAGAGCCTTTTCATTTACACCAGATGGCCCTGAAACG
Coding sequences within:
- the LOC136453534 gene encoding acyl-coenzyme A oxidase 3, peroxisomal-like encodes the protein MDPTSLSPAVRRAAAIARHLAGATAPIPASTPLEPSCCLSYVPPESTERPAAFAPGDLRLLLDGHDLPARDWLFRVMEESPLFRSPSSRTGSRVFVGPDLNDGKEGQREATMRRIAYLKGRGVFRGWLTEDGADAELRKLALLDCIAIYDHSLAIKIGVHFFLWGSAIKFLGTKRHHDKWLVATENYDIMGCFAMTELGHGSNVRGIETIATYDSETREFIINTPCESAQKYWIGGAANHATHTIVFCQLHINGRNEGVHAFVTQIRDEDGTVLPNIRIADCGHKIGLNGVDNGRIWFQNIHVPRENLLNLVADVLPDGQYVSMIDDPDQRFAAFLSPLTLGRVNIAVDSVYISKVSLAIAVRYSLSRRAFSFTPDGPETLLLDYPSHQRRLLPLLAKVCLMTSAVNFMKNMYVKRTPEMSKAIHIYSSALKATLTWQNMITLQECREACGGQGLKTENRVGIFKAEFDVQSTFEGDNNVLMQQVSKALYAEFLGAQKKKQPFKGLGLEHLNGSSPVIPDKLTSSILRSSKFQMDLFCLRERDLLKQFAEEVSLQLAQDESREKALMLSYQLAEDLARAFTERTILQIFLKDEMNVPSGSLKEVLGLLRSLYVMVNIDESTSFLRYGHLSRDNVALVRKEVLKLCSELRPHALAVVSSFGIPDAFLSPLAFDWIEANALSTGSH